From a region of the Calonectris borealis chromosome 2, bCalBor7.hap1.2, whole genome shotgun sequence genome:
- the LOC142079577 gene encoding microtubule nucleation factor SSNA1-like, protein MTQQGAVLQGYNNELVKCIEDLCMQKEELNKQIQQAEEEKNKLQHEIQVLSEQLECVCENLAQKVASRNELDKILAETEAAYMKILDSSRTLLNVLKKEVGSLKHTPDLKTNVT, encoded by the coding sequence ATGACTCAGCAGGGAGCTGTTCTTCAGGGTTACAATAATGAGCTAGTGAAATGCATTGAAGACTTGTGTATGCAAAAAGAAGAACTGAACAAACAAATCCagcaagcagaagaggaaaaaaataaactccagCATGAAATCCAAGTCCTGAGTGAACAACTGGAGTGTGTATGTGAAAACCTGGCCCAAAAGGTAGCTTCACGGAATGAGCTTGATAAAATTCTTGCTGAAACTGAAGCTGCTTACATGAAGATTTTGGACAGTTCTAGAACTTTGCTTAATGTCCTGAAGAAGGAAGTGGGAAGCCTAAAGCATACGCCAGATCTGAAAACCAATGTAACGTGA